The following coding sequences are from one Streptomyces sp. NBC_01294 window:
- the glyA gene encoding serine hydroxymethyltransferase: MSVLNTPLHELDPDVAAAVDAELVRQQSTLEMIASENFAPIAVMEAQGSVLTNKYAEGYPGRRYYGGCEHVDVVEQIAIDRIKALFGAEAANVQPHSGAQANAAAMFALLKPGDTIMGLSLAHGGHLTHGMKINFSGKLYNVVPYHVDETGQVDMAEVERLAKESKPQLIVAGWSAYPRQLDFAAFRRIADEVGAYLMVDMAHFAGLVAAGLHPNPVPHAHVVTTTTHKTLGGPRGGVILSTQELAKKINSAVFPGQQGGPLEHVIAAKAVSFKIAASEDFKERQVRTLEGAKIIAERLVQPDVTEVGVSVLSGGTDVHLVLVDLRNSELDGQQAEDRLHEVGITVNRNAIPNDPRPPMVTSGLRIGTPALATRGFGAEEFTEVAEIIAAALKPAYDSEGLKARVSALAAKFPLYPSL; encoded by the coding sequence ATGTCTGTACTGAACACCCCTCTCCACGAGCTCGACCCGGACGTCGCCGCCGCCGTCGACGCCGAACTCGTGCGCCAGCAGTCCACCCTGGAAATGATCGCGTCGGAGAACTTCGCTCCGATCGCCGTCATGGAGGCCCAGGGTTCGGTCCTGACCAACAAGTACGCCGAGGGCTACCCGGGCCGCCGTTACTACGGTGGCTGCGAGCACGTCGACGTGGTCGAGCAGATCGCGATCGACCGCATCAAGGCGCTGTTCGGCGCCGAGGCCGCGAACGTCCAGCCGCACTCGGGTGCGCAGGCGAACGCCGCCGCGATGTTCGCGCTGCTCAAGCCGGGCGACACGATCATGGGCCTGAGCCTGGCCCACGGTGGTCACCTGACCCACGGCATGAAGATCAACTTCTCCGGCAAGCTCTACAACGTGGTCCCGTACCACGTCGACGAGACCGGACAGGTGGACATGGCCGAGGTCGAGCGCCTCGCCAAGGAGTCCAAGCCGCAGCTGATCGTCGCCGGCTGGTCCGCCTACCCGCGCCAGCTGGACTTCGCCGCCTTCCGCCGGATCGCGGACGAGGTCGGCGCGTACCTGATGGTCGACATGGCGCACTTCGCCGGCCTGGTCGCCGCGGGTCTGCACCCGAACCCGGTGCCGCACGCCCACGTCGTCACCACCACCACGCACAAGACCCTCGGCGGTCCGCGCGGCGGTGTCATCCTGTCGACGCAGGAGCTGGCCAAGAAGATCAACTCCGCGGTCTTCCCGGGTCAGCAGGGCGGCCCGCTGGAGCACGTGATCGCGGCCAAGGCCGTCTCCTTCAAGATCGCGGCCTCGGAGGACTTCAAGGAGCGCCAGGTGCGCACCCTGGAGGGCGCGAAGATCATCGCCGAGCGCCTGGTGCAGCCGGACGTCACCGAGGTCGGCGTGTCCGTCCTGTCGGGCGGCACCGACGTGCACCTGGTCCTGGTCGACCTGCGCAACTCCGAGCTGGACGGCCAGCAGGCCGAGGACCGCCTGCACGAGGTCGGCATCACGGTCAACCGCAACGCCATCCCGAACGACCCGCGGCCGCCGATGGTCACCTCGGGTCTGCGGATCGGTACGCCGGCCCTGGCCACGCGCGGTTTCGGCGCCGAGGAATTCACCGAGGTCGCCGAGATCATCGCGGCCGCGCTGAAGCCCGCGTACGACAGCGAGGGCCTGAAGGCGCGCGTCTCTGCGCTCGCCGCGAAGTTCCCGCTGTACCCGTCGCTCTAG
- a CDS encoding L-serine ammonia-lyase codes for MAISVFDLFSIGIGPSSSHTVGPMRAARMFVTRLKKDGVLAQTASVRAELFGSLGATGHGHGTPKAVLLGLEGHSPRTVNVETADDEVERIRKSGRLRLLGAEIGDVHEIAFDEPNQLILHRRRSLPYHANGMTLFAYDAAGTPLLEKTYYSVGGGFVVDEDAVGEDRIKLDDTVLKYPFRSGDEMLRLANETGLSISSLMLENEKAWRTEDEIREGLLEIWRVMQTCVARGMSREGILPGGLRVKRRAASTARQLRTEGDPLLHRSEWATIYAMAVNEENAAGGRVVTAPTNGAAGVLPAVLHYYMNFVPGADEDGVVRFLLAAGAIGMLFKENASISGAEVGCQGEVGSACSMAAGALAEVLGGTPEQVENAAEIGMEHNLGLTCDPVGGLVQIPCIERNGMAAVKAVTAARMAMRGDGSHKVSLDKVIKTMKETGADMKVKYKETARGGLAVNVIEC; via the coding sequence GTGGCCATCTCCGTGTTCGATCTCTTCTCCATCGGCATCGGCCCGTCCTCCTCCCACACGGTCGGCCCGATGCGCGCGGCCCGCATGTTCGTGACGCGGCTCAAGAAGGACGGCGTGCTGGCCCAGACCGCCTCCGTCCGGGCCGAGCTCTTCGGCTCCCTCGGCGCGACCGGCCACGGGCACGGCACCCCCAAGGCGGTGCTGCTGGGCCTGGAAGGCCACTCCCCCCGCACGGTCAACGTGGAGACGGCGGACGACGAGGTGGAGCGCATCCGCAAGAGCGGCCGCCTGCGGCTGCTGGGCGCGGAGATAGGCGATGTCCACGAGATCGCCTTCGACGAGCCGAACCAGCTGATCCTCCACCGCCGGCGCTCCCTGCCCTACCACGCGAACGGCATGACGCTCTTCGCGTACGACGCCGCGGGCACCCCGCTGCTGGAGAAGACCTACTACTCGGTCGGCGGCGGTTTCGTCGTGGACGAGGACGCGGTCGGCGAGGACCGGATCAAGCTCGACGACACGGTGCTGAAGTACCCCTTCCGCTCCGGCGACGAGATGCTGCGCCTCGCGAACGAGACCGGCCTGTCGATCTCCTCGCTGATGCTGGAGAACGAGAAGGCCTGGCGCACCGAGGACGAGATCCGCGAGGGCCTCCTGGAGATCTGGCGCGTCATGCAGACCTGCGTCGCGCGCGGCATGTCCCGCGAGGGCATCCTCCCGGGCGGCCTGCGGGTCAAGCGCCGGGCCGCCTCCACGGCGCGCCAGCTGCGCACCGAGGGCGACCCGCTGCTGCACCGCAGCGAGTGGGCGACGATCTACGCGATGGCGGTCAACGAGGAGAACGCGGCGGGCGGCCGCGTCGTGACGGCCCCGACCAACGGCGCCGCGGGCGTCCTCCCTGCGGTGCTCCACTACTACATGAACTTCGTGCCGGGCGCGGACGAGGACGGCGTGGTCCGCTTCCTCCTCGCGGCAGGCGCGATCGGCATGCTGTTCAAGGAGAACGCCTCGATCTCCGGCGCCGAGGTCGGCTGCCAGGGCGAGGTGGGCTCCGCCTGCTCGATGGCGGCCGGCGCACTCGCCGAGGTCCTCGGCGGCACCCCGGAGCAGGTCGAGAACGCGGCCGAGATCGGCATGGAGCACAACCTCGGCCTGACCTGCGACCCGGTCGGCGGCCTGGTGCAGATCCCCTGCATCGAGCGCAACGGCATGGCCGCGGTCAAGGCCGTCACCGCCGCCAGGATGGCGATGCGCGGCGACGGCAGCCACAAGGTCTCCCTCGACAAGGTCATCAAGACCATGAAGGAGACCGGCGCCGACATGAAGGTCAAGTACAAGGAGACCGCCCGCGGCGGCCTCGCGGTCAACGTCATCGAGTGCTGA
- a CDS encoding AMIN-like domain-containing (lipo)protein, protein MHPRLRQFVALATGVLLAACLSFAAPASASTHTAAAQTQPQTQTPLVVNARWGGHATFDRIVIDLQGYVPTVTVTPVSQLIYDGSGKPVPLAGKHFLEIRLNPAAAHNDAGESVYKGPKLQKIYLSKLKGMALTGDYEGYVTFGAAFDTLPYYRAYTLHSPERFVVDIAH, encoded by the coding sequence ATCCACCCGCGTCTCCGGCAGTTCGTGGCCCTGGCAACCGGTGTTCTGCTCGCCGCCTGCCTTTCGTTCGCCGCGCCTGCCTCGGCCTCCACCCACACCGCCGCCGCCCAGACCCAGCCCCAGACTCAGACCCCGCTCGTGGTCAATGCCCGCTGGGGCGGGCACGCCACGTTCGACCGGATCGTCATCGACCTGCAGGGGTACGTCCCCACGGTGACCGTCACTCCCGTATCGCAGCTGATCTACGACGGGTCCGGGAAGCCCGTGCCGCTGGCCGGGAAGCACTTCCTGGAGATCCGCCTCAACCCCGCCGCCGCGCACAACGACGCGGGTGAGAGCGTCTACAAGGGGCCCAAGCTGCAGAAGATCTACCTCAGCAAGCTCAAGGGCATGGCCCTGACCGGCGACTACGAGGGGTACGTGACCTTCGGCGCCGCCTTCGACACCCTGCCGTACTACCGCGCCTACACCCTGCACTCGCCGGAGCGGTTCGTCGTGGACATCGCGCACTGA
- a CDS encoding dihydrofolate reductase family protein: MDQLLRVQNFNVSRDGFGAGEHQSLERPFGDADPGKMFAWAGATASWPNRTDPGGSRGLDDYLTRDFAHNIGAEIMGRNKFGPQRGPWRDHDWRGWWGEEPPFHTPVFVMTHHERPSFTLSDTTFHFVDADPATVLGMAREAAQGRDVRLGGGATTIREFLDADLVDTLHVAVSPVEIGSGARLWESPDELLDRFHLDVVPSPSGVTHHLFWRR; the protein is encoded by the coding sequence GTGGATCAACTGCTGAGAGTTCAGAACTTCAACGTCTCGCGCGACGGGTTCGGCGCCGGTGAGCACCAGAGCCTGGAGCGGCCGTTCGGCGACGCGGATCCAGGGAAGATGTTCGCGTGGGCCGGAGCCACGGCGAGCTGGCCCAACCGCACCGACCCCGGAGGGAGCCGGGGCCTCGACGACTACTTGACCCGGGACTTCGCGCACAACATCGGTGCCGAGATCATGGGCCGCAACAAGTTCGGGCCCCAGCGCGGCCCCTGGCGCGACCACGACTGGCGCGGCTGGTGGGGGGAGGAGCCCCCGTTCCACACCCCGGTGTTCGTCATGACCCACCACGAGCGTCCTTCGTTCACCCTCTCCGACACCACCTTCCACTTCGTCGACGCCGACCCGGCCACGGTCCTCGGCATGGCGCGGGAAGCGGCGCAGGGCAGGGACGTCCGGCTCGGCGGCGGGGCCACCACCATCCGGGAGTTCCTCGACGCCGACCTCGTCGACACCCTGCACGTGGCGGTCTCGCCGGTGGAGATCGGCTCCGGGGCACGGCTCTGGGAGTCCCCCGACGAGCTGCTCGACCGGTTCCACCTCGATGTCGTGCCCAGCCCGAGCGGCGTGACGCACCACCTGTTCTGGCGGCGCTGA
- a CDS encoding flavodoxin family protein, translating to MAADYDPANGTDPASPADYADLTAVYVNCTLKRSPETSNTDGLIDRSRAVMQAAGARTSVIRAVDHDIATGVWPDMTEHGWESDQWPVLYSQIMDADILVLCGPIWLGDNSSVMKQVIERLYACSSLLNEHGQYAYYGRVGGALITGNEDGVKHCAMNILYSLQHLGYAIPPQADAGWIGEAGPGPSYLDPGSGGPENDFTNRNTTFMSWNLMHLAALLKRSGGIPAHGNQRSLWDAGCRFDFPNPEHR from the coding sequence GTGGCTGCCGACTACGATCCCGCGAACGGTACGGACCCCGCGAGCCCCGCGGACTACGCCGACCTCACCGCCGTCTACGTGAACTGCACGCTCAAGCGCTCGCCCGAGACCAGCAACACCGACGGCCTGATCGACAGGAGCCGCGCGGTCATGCAAGCGGCCGGCGCCCGGACCTCGGTGATCCGCGCCGTCGACCACGACATCGCGACCGGCGTCTGGCCGGACATGACCGAGCACGGCTGGGAGAGCGACCAGTGGCCGGTCCTCTACAGCCAGATCATGGACGCCGACATCCTCGTGCTGTGCGGCCCCATTTGGCTGGGCGACAACAGCTCCGTGATGAAGCAGGTGATCGAGCGGCTCTACGCCTGCTCCTCCCTGCTGAACGAGCACGGCCAGTACGCCTATTACGGCCGGGTCGGCGGCGCGCTGATCACCGGCAACGAGGACGGCGTCAAGCACTGCGCCATGAACATCCTCTACAGCCTCCAGCACCTCGGCTACGCGATCCCGCCGCAGGCCGACGCGGGCTGGATCGGCGAGGCCGGGCCCGGCCCCTCCTACCTGGACCCCGGCTCGGGCGGCCCCGAGAACGACTTCACCAACCGGAACACCACCTTCATGTCCTGGAACCTGATGCACCTGGCCGCCCTGCTCAAGCGCTCGGGCGGCATCCCGGCGCACGGCAACCAGCGCTCGCTGTGGGACGCGGGCTGCCGCTTCGACTTCCCCAACCCCGAGCACCGGTGA
- a CDS encoding PadR family transcriptional regulator — protein sequence MSLPHAILTALLEKPSSGLELTRRFDKSIGYFWSATHQQIYRELGRLEQAGLIRELPSEVPVRGQKKEYEVLPDGSAELARWVGESQDPKPMRDPLLLRIRAAGVVGPQGLGPELRRHLDLHQRQLAQYEAIEEKDFPPGRDAVEDRLRRLVLHGGIALETFWLHWLEEALAEVEDMSGPQA from the coding sequence ATGTCCCTGCCCCACGCCATCCTCACCGCCCTGCTCGAGAAGCCCTCGTCCGGGCTGGAGCTGACCCGGCGGTTCGACAAGTCGATCGGCTACTTCTGGTCGGCCACGCACCAGCAGATCTACCGCGAGCTCGGACGGCTGGAGCAGGCCGGGCTGATCCGGGAGCTGCCCAGCGAGGTGCCCGTGCGGGGGCAGAAGAAGGAGTACGAGGTGCTGCCCGACGGCAGCGCCGAGCTGGCCCGGTGGGTCGGCGAGAGCCAGGACCCGAAGCCGATGCGCGACCCGCTGCTGCTGCGGATCCGTGCGGCGGGCGTCGTGGGGCCGCAGGGGCTCGGCCCTGAGCTCCGGCGCCATCTGGACCTGCACCAGCGCCAGCTGGCGCAGTACGAGGCCATCGAGGAGAAGGACTTCCCGCCGGGGCGGGACGCCGTGGAGGACCGGCTGCGCCGGCTCGTCCTGCACGGCGGGATCGCCCTGGAGACGTTCTGGCTGCACTGGCTGGAGGAGGCCCTCGCCGAGGTCGAGGACATGTCCGGACCGCAGGCCTGA
- a CDS encoding EF-hand domain-containing protein, with the protein MADIESARTTFDKFDVNGDGFVTADEFKAAMAAMGDPFVTGPVADAVIAAKDANADGLLSFDEFWASLNK; encoded by the coding sequence GTGGCGGACATCGAGAGCGCACGGACCACGTTCGACAAGTTCGACGTGAACGGTGACGGCTTCGTCACGGCCGACGAGTTCAAGGCGGCCATGGCGGCCATGGGCGACCCGTTCGTCACCGGCCCGGTCGCGGACGCCGTGATCGCCGCCAAGGACGCGAACGCCGACGGCCTGCTGAGCTTCGACGAGTTCTGGGCCTCCCTGAACAAGTAG
- a CDS encoding tRNA-dependent cyclodipeptide synthase: MTITADASFEVLPFTRTCRHIWEDGDHVLIGVSPGNSYFTSERITSLAQWATTRFAQVDFVYADLHVDRMFAAFGYTREHAERRATKEIKAVRRRILKGVEESGPPQADIRVRALSEFQSNPVYQLLHRRVLHFLETDDEFRKGCEKMAMHFVGSKLPEGESITDEQLQVCFDYMAAELPFFVDTPSILDVPSSVAAYHVKMPLTDVLFARGGGLRATRNQAYAVVRPETAAAKAPHSTANHAQTERIVDERRAA; this comes from the coding sequence GTGACGATCACAGCTGACGCATCATTCGAAGTTCTGCCCTTCACCCGCACCTGCCGCCATATCTGGGAAGACGGCGACCATGTGCTCATCGGAGTGAGTCCCGGAAACAGCTACTTCACCTCCGAGCGCATCACGAGTCTCGCCCAGTGGGCCACGACCCGCTTCGCCCAAGTCGACTTCGTCTACGCAGACCTCCACGTCGACCGGATGTTCGCCGCCTTCGGCTACACCCGGGAGCACGCGGAGAGGCGCGCCACGAAGGAAATCAAGGCGGTCCGGCGGCGGATTCTCAAGGGCGTGGAGGAGTCAGGACCTCCACAGGCCGATATCCGCGTGAGAGCACTTTCCGAGTTCCAGTCGAATCCCGTCTACCAACTGCTGCACCGGCGCGTCCTGCATTTCCTGGAAACCGATGACGAATTCCGCAAGGGCTGCGAGAAGATGGCCATGCACTTTGTCGGCTCCAAGTTGCCGGAAGGTGAATCGATCACAGACGAGCAGTTGCAGGTCTGTTTCGATTACATGGCGGCCGAGCTGCCGTTCTTCGTGGACACCCCGAGCATTCTCGACGTGCCGTCCTCGGTGGCGGCCTACCACGTCAAGATGCCGCTGACGGACGTGCTCTTCGCGCGCGGTGGGGGACTGCGCGCGACCCGCAACCAGGCGTACGCCGTCGTACGGCCCGAGACCGCCGCGGCCAAGGCGCCGCACAGCACCGCGAACCACGCACAGACCGAAAGGATCGTCGATGAGCGTCGAGCAGCTTGA
- a CDS encoding cytochrome P450, whose product MSVEQLEGRETGERPLLDFPLSRRGDVLPEECTWLREKAPVARVRTLTGDPAWLVSSYALAKQVLEDERFSLKDTANAGVPRQYALTIPPEVVNNMGNINSAGLRNAVMKALNPRQKGLQDQLRAKAGELIDRIVAEGGPADLRAGFADPFSAALHCQVLGVPFEDWRRLMSGLDVAFMTAREPFADSALNWYKDVGYFAGQLGVQLALTPEERTGLLGKFAGLKEADPESAHLTDDMFATVAVSLFGAGAVSTSAFLTLAVLALLQRPELVGYLRRHPERMGKAVDELLRWNLSVGDGLPRIALADVQVGDVLVKEGELVLVLLEGANFDPEAFENPDELDLERESPNAHLAFGAGRHFCPASALGRAHAEIALEVLVDRLPGLRLAVPAENLVWRTGFIKRLPERLPVAW is encoded by the coding sequence ATGAGCGTCGAGCAGCTTGAGGGCCGGGAGACCGGGGAGCGGCCGCTCCTCGACTTCCCGCTCTCGCGGCGCGGTGACGTGCTCCCGGAGGAGTGCACCTGGCTGCGCGAGAAGGCTCCGGTCGCCCGGGTCCGCACCCTGACCGGGGACCCGGCCTGGCTGGTGAGCAGCTACGCGCTGGCCAAGCAGGTGCTGGAGGACGAGCGCTTCAGCCTCAAGGACACCGCGAACGCCGGTGTCCCCCGCCAGTACGCGCTGACGATCCCGCCCGAGGTCGTCAACAACATGGGCAACATCAACAGCGCCGGCCTGCGCAACGCCGTGATGAAGGCGCTCAACCCGCGCCAGAAGGGGCTCCAGGACCAGCTGCGCGCCAAGGCCGGCGAGCTCATCGACCGGATCGTGGCCGAGGGCGGCCCGGCCGACCTCCGGGCGGGGTTCGCCGACCCCTTCTCCGCGGCGCTGCACTGCCAGGTGCTCGGGGTGCCCTTCGAGGACTGGCGCCGGCTGATGTCGGGTCTGGACGTCGCGTTCATGACCGCACGCGAGCCGTTCGCGGACTCGGCCCTCAACTGGTACAAGGACGTGGGCTATTTCGCCGGCCAGCTCGGCGTCCAGCTCGCGCTGACTCCCGAGGAGCGTACGGGGCTCCTCGGGAAGTTCGCCGGGCTGAAGGAGGCCGATCCGGAGTCGGCGCACCTGACCGACGACATGTTCGCGACGGTCGCCGTCTCGCTCTTCGGCGCGGGCGCCGTCTCCACCTCGGCCTTCCTGACCCTCGCCGTCCTGGCGCTGCTGCAGCGGCCCGAGCTCGTCGGGTACCTGCGCCGGCACCCGGAGCGCATGGGCAAGGCCGTCGACGAGCTGCTGCGCTGGAACCTGTCCGTCGGCGACGGGCTGCCGCGCATCGCCCTGGCGGACGTCCAGGTCGGCGACGTCCTGGTGAAGGAGGGCGAGCTCGTGCTCGTCCTGCTGGAGGGGGCCAACTTTGACCCGGAGGCCTTCGAGAACCCGGACGAGCTGGACTTGGAGCGCGAGAGCCCCAACGCCCACCTCGCGTTCGGCGCCGGCCGGCACTTCTGCCCGGCGTCCGCGCTGGGCCGGGCGCACGCCGAGATCGCGCTGGAGGTGCTGGTCGACCGGCTGCCCGGGCTGCGGCTCGCGGTGCCCGCCGAGAACCTCGTCTGGCGTACGGGCTTCATCAAGCGGCTGCCGGAGCGTCTTCCGGTCGCCTGGTAG
- a CDS encoding YncE family protein, translating to MTTIRLPRKATVLLAGLVLAALAGCGSADKGPAEALGSKGPAEPVKAVPPAPPGLPGMPPLLDPNDVYAADRPGKLSPVVKDFPSRVYVPNTASNTVSVIDPATYQVIDTIPVGIQPQHVVPSWDLKTLWVNNNRGHTLTPINPATGEAGKPVEVHDPYNLYFTPNGKYAIVMASMDKELVFRDPHTMDRVKTVPVTCFGVNHADFSADGRYFIVSCEFSGELLKVDTEKMEVIGQQKLPFEGAMPQDVKVSPDGKTFYVADMMADGMWVLSGDTFETPKLLPTGKGCHGLYVSRDSKEMYVSNRGEGTISVYNFPQNKLTKKWTLPDGGSPDMGGVSADGKVLWLSGRYNSEVYAIDTVTGKQLARIPVGGGPHGLAVYPQPGRYSLGHTGIFR from the coding sequence ATGACGACCATCCGCCTTCCCCGGAAGGCCACCGTGCTGCTGGCCGGTCTGGTCCTCGCCGCCCTGGCCGGCTGCGGATCAGCCGACAAGGGGCCTGCCGAGGCGCTCGGCTCCAAGGGCCCGGCCGAGCCGGTCAAGGCCGTGCCGCCCGCCCCGCCCGGCCTGCCCGGCATGCCGCCGCTCCTCGATCCGAACGACGTCTACGCGGCGGACCGGCCGGGCAAGCTCTCCCCGGTGGTCAAGGACTTCCCCTCCCGCGTCTACGTGCCGAACACCGCCTCCAACACGGTGTCCGTCATCGACCCGGCGACCTACCAGGTCATCGACACCATCCCGGTCGGCATCCAGCCCCAGCACGTGGTCCCGTCCTGGGACCTGAAGACCCTGTGGGTCAACAACAACCGCGGCCACACGCTCACCCCGATCAACCCGGCCACCGGCGAGGCCGGAAAGCCCGTCGAGGTGCACGACCCGTACAACCTGTACTTCACGCCGAACGGCAAGTACGCCATCGTCATGGCCTCGATGGACAAGGAGCTGGTCTTCCGCGATCCGCACACGATGGACCGCGTGAAGACCGTCCCCGTGACCTGCTTCGGCGTCAACCACGCGGACTTCTCCGCCGACGGACGCTACTTCATCGTGAGTTGCGAGTTCTCCGGCGAACTCCTCAAGGTCGACACGGAGAAGATGGAGGTCATCGGCCAGCAGAAACTGCCGTTCGAGGGCGCGATGCCGCAGGACGTCAAGGTCTCCCCGGACGGAAAGACCTTCTACGTCGCGGACATGATGGCCGACGGCATGTGGGTGCTCAGCGGGGACACCTTCGAGACGCCCAAGCTGCTGCCCACGGGCAAGGGCTGCCACGGCCTGTACGTGAGCCGCGATTCCAAGGAGATGTACGTCTCCAACCGGGGCGAAGGGACCATCTCGGTCTACAACTTCCCGCAGAACAAGCTCACCAAGAAGTGGACGCTCCCCGACGGCGGCAGCCCCGACATGGGCGGGGTCTCGGCCGACGGCAAGGTGCTGTGGCTGTCGGGCCGCTACAACTCCGAGGTCTACGCGATCGACACGGTGACCGGCAAGCAGCTCGCCCGGATCCCGGTGGGCGGAGGCCCGCACGGGCTCGCCGTGTACCCGCAGCCCGGCCGCTACTCGCTCGGCCACACCGGAATCTTCCGGTAG
- a CDS encoding polysaccharide deacetylase family protein — protein MLSLPGRRAALRSAVRAAGLGVAGAAAAGLTAACGPGRPAAPPAARPSASPSAPPPGPARPARPSRAAAAVPRRFAGQPVEIGHGPRDRPEVALTFHGNGEPAIARAVLAEAERGGARVTVLAIGAWLDAHPDMARRILDGGHELGNHTQRHLAINGMPEAEAYAEITGCAQRLKRLTGSIGTWFRPSQTQYATPLVRELAQRAGYPHVLSYDVDSLDFTSPGAAAVIRTVTGTIRPGSVVSLHFGYADTVDAMPPLLEELARRKLRAVTTTELLTT, from the coding sequence GTGCTCTCACTTCCAGGCCGCCGCGCGGCCCTGCGTTCGGCCGTGCGCGCGGCCGGTCTCGGGGTGGCCGGCGCCGCGGCGGCCGGTCTCACCGCCGCCTGCGGACCGGGCCGCCCCGCCGCCCCGCCCGCCGCCCGGCCCTCGGCCTCGCCCTCCGCCCCGCCTCCGGGCCCGGCCCGGCCAGCCCGGCCGTCTCGGGCCGCCGCGGCCGTCCCGCGCCGGTTCGCCGGGCAGCCCGTCGAGATCGGCCACGGCCCGCGCGACCGCCCCGAGGTCGCCCTCACCTTCCACGGCAACGGGGAGCCCGCCATCGCCCGGGCGGTGCTGGCCGAGGCCGAAAGGGGGGGCGCGCGGGTGACCGTACTGGCGATCGGGGCCTGGCTCGACGCCCACCCGGACATGGCCCGCCGGATCCTCGACGGCGGTCACGAGCTCGGCAACCACACCCAGCGCCACCTCGCGATCAACGGCATGCCCGAGGCGGAGGCCTACGCCGAGATCACCGGCTGCGCCCAGCGGCTCAAGCGGCTCACCGGCTCCATCGGCACCTGGTTCCGCCCGTCCCAGACGCAGTACGCCACCCCGCTCGTGCGCGAGCTCGCCCAGCGGGCGGGTTATCCCCACGTCCTGTCCTACGACGTGGACTCCCTCGACTTCACCTCGCCCGGCGCCGCGGCCGTCATCCGCACCGTCACCGGGACGATCCGACCCGGATCGGTGGTGAGCCTGCACTTCGGCTACGCGGACACGGTCGACGCGATGCCTCCCCTCCTCGAAGAACTCGCGCGCCGCAAGCTGCGCGCGGTGACCACCACGGAGCTGCTGACCACATGA
- a CDS encoding ATP-binding protein has product MAGLEGVEQPRQRGSASAVRLTAAVEDEQGLKALELYGNPAEAEVTLPSMPESASTARRLTQCVVIRLWGLSPQIAEHAVLLVSELVGNAVRHTGARSFGLRMLRRRGWIRVEVRDPSRGLPCLMPVHELDTTGRGLFLVDKLSDRWGADLLPRGKITWFEMRVADRQNA; this is encoded by the coding sequence ATGGCGGGCCTGGAGGGTGTGGAACAGCCGCGGCAGCGCGGCAGCGCTTCGGCGGTACGGCTCACGGCGGCCGTCGAGGACGAACAGGGGCTCAAGGCGCTGGAGTTGTACGGGAATCCGGCCGAGGCGGAAGTGACGTTGCCGTCCATGCCGGAGTCGGCCAGTACCGCGCGCCGGCTCACCCAGTGCGTGGTGATCCGCCTTTGGGGCCTCTCGCCGCAGATCGCCGAGCACGCCGTCCTGCTGGTGTCCGAACTCGTCGGCAACGCGGTCCGGCACACCGGCGCCCGCTCCTTCGGTTTACGCATGCTGCGGCGGCGCGGCTGGATCCGGGTGGAGGTGCGCGATCCCTCGCGCGGGCTGCCCTGTCTGATGCCGGTCCACGAGCTGGACACCACCGGCCGCGGCCTCTTCCTCGTCGACAAGCTGTCGGACCGCTGGGGCGCGGACCTGCTGCCGCGCGGGAAGATCACCTGGTTCGAGATGCGGGTCGCCGACCGCCAGAACGCCTGA